One genomic window of Quercus robur chromosome 6, dhQueRobu3.1, whole genome shotgun sequence includes the following:
- the LOC126689066 gene encoding uncharacterized protein LOC126689066 gives MDVSATKLNYFDDMSKLHSNTTLLSFIKGEEDGRDALILESTIFYPQGGGQPADTGFIQFADSDCKFIVQDVRSKDGIVFHYGFVENPDGELETKLEKGKEALLYVDESRRKLNSRLHSAGHLIDACLQKVGLGHLEPTKGYHFPDGPFVEYKGTVPQNEMQGKQKDIELEANALISEGGKVSVAILPYEEASEQCGGSLPDYIPKGSTPRIVKLGNSPGGPCGGTHVSDISEIGILKVSQIRSKKGMTKVFYNVGS, from the exons ATGGATGTGAGTGCGACGAAGCTGAATTACTTCGACGACATGTCCAAACTTCATTCCAACACCACACTCCTCTCCTTCATCAAG ggCGAAGAAGATGGTCGAGACGCTTTGATATTAGAGTCAACGATCTTTTACCCACAAGGTGGTGGTCAACCTGCCGACACTGGCTTCATCCAATTTGCCGATTCCGATTGTAAATTCATTGTTCAAGATGTTCGCTCCAAAGACGGAATT gTTTTTCATTATGGGTTCGTTGAGAATCCTGACGGGGAATTGGAGACAAAGCTTGAAAAAGGGAAGGAAGCTTTGTTATATGTGGATGAGTCAAGGCGTAAGCTAAATTCCAG GTTACACTCAGCTGGGCATTTGATTGACGCATGCTTGCAAAAAGTGGGATTGGGTCATTTAGAGCCAACCAAAGGATACCATTTCCCTGATGG GCCTTTTGTTGAGTATAAAGGTACAGTTCCACAAAATGAGATGCAAGGTAAACAAAAGGATATAGAGCTGGAAGCTAATGCATTAATATCTGAAGGAGGGAaa GTTTCTGTCGCTATACTACCATATGAAGAAGCTTCTGAGCAATGTGGAGGATCCCTTCCAGATTATATTCCCAAG GGCAGCACACCTCGTATTGTGAAGTTAGGAAACAGTCCTGGTGGCCCCTGTGGTGGGACTCATGTTTCTGATATTTCTGAAATCGGGATTTTAAAG GTTTCTCAAATTCGGTCAAAGAAGGGAATGACAAAAGTATTTTACAATGTTGGGTCCTAA
- the LOC126689068 gene encoding probable protein phosphatase 2C 40: MWGETMIKPEGELKVSFGYQCNGNRGSSFEVSNGYEILPEIRKNSSFSCLSGAALSANATLANTNICKGLIGAEILPSLDSPNSFRKVPSSPNLSRLDILSSSLQSSMSNLSCSPSPPSDNDSYLLKPMSAPSRSEGFLNAMEVQVAGGAAGEDRVQAVCSEENGWLFCAIYDGFNGRDAADFLAGTLYETIMLYFKLLGCESKQDFSRASDSLYLDRCCQYILDDSTIYEEKLTSRIHNNKDSCFDHINKNGSSAKEELSCDSIQHGVLDSFQRALSQAENDFLYMVEQEMEDRPDLVSVGSCVLVVLLHGNDLYTLNLGDSRAVLATYGKGDEMSGNERLKAIQLTDSHTVDNEVEKTQLLHDHPDDPMTIVAGKVKGKLKVTRAFGVGYLKKKKLNDALMGILRVRNLISPPYISTQPSLNVHRISKSDCFVIVGSDGLFDFFSNDEAVKLVHSYILSNPSGDPAKFLLEQLVERAADCAGFTLEELMNIPAGRRRKYHDDVTVIVIMLGTNQRTSKASTCM, encoded by the exons ATGTGGGGAGAAACTATGATTAAACCTGAAGGAGAACTAAAAGTCAGTTTTGGTTATCAATGCAATGGAAACAGAGGTAGCTCTTTTGAGGTTTCCAATGGATATGAAATCCTACCTGAAATCCGAAAGAACAGCAGCTTCTCCTGCTTGTCTGGTGCTGCCTTGAGTGCAAATGCTACACTGGCAAACACAAATATTTGCAAAGGTTTGATAGGAGCAGAAATACTTCCTAGTTTGGACTCCCCTAATTCATTTCGAAAGGTTCCCTCTTCACCAAACCTTTCTAGGTTAGATATATTATCGTCTTCTCTTCAGAGTAGCATGTCAAATTTAAGTTGCAGTCCTTCCCCTCCAAGTGATAATGATTCTTATCTGTTAAAACCTATGAGCGCTCCTTCAAGAAGTGAAGGTTTTCTTAATGCTATGGAAGTACAAGTGGCAGGTGGGGCTGCTGGTGAAGACAGGGTTCAAGCTGTTTGTTCTGAAGAAAATGGGTGGCTTTTTTGTGCAATCTATGATGGCTTTAATGGAAGAGATGCAGCTGATTTTCTGGCTGGGACATTGTATGAGACCATCATGTTATACTTTAAATTACTAGGTTGTGAATCAAAGCAGGATTTCTCAAGAGCCTCTGATAGTTTGTATTTGGATCGGTGTTGCCAATATATTCTAGACGATAGTACTATTTATGAGGAAAAGCTTACATCAAGAATTCATAATAACAAGGATTCATGTTTTGACCATATCAACAAGAATGGCTCATCTGCTAAAGAAGAATTGTCATGTGACTCAATTCAGCATGGAGTACTTGATAGCTTCCAACGTGCTCTTAGTCAGGCTGAGAATGATTTTTTATACATGGTCGAGCAAGAAATGGAGGACCGTCCTGATTTGGTTTCAGTAGGATCTTGTGTTTTAGTTGTGCTTCTTCATGGGAATGATTTGTATACACTCAATTTAGGTGACAGCAGAGCTGTATTGGCAACATATGGTAAAGGTGATGAAATGAGTGGGAATGAGAGACTGAAAGCTATCCAGCTCACTGATAGTCACACTGTTGACAATGAGGTTGAAAAAACTCAACTTCTGCATGATCATCCTGATGACCCAATGACCATTGTAGCTGGAAAAGTGAAAGGAAAATTGAAGGTCACTCGTGCTTTTGGAGTTGGTTACTTAAAAAAG aaaaaattgaatgatgCACTGATGGGTATCCTTCGAGTTCGGAACCTTATTAGCCCTCCATATATATCCACTCAACCATCACTGAATGTACATAGAATTTCAAAATCTGATTGCTTTGTTATAGTTGGGAGTGATGGTTTGTTTGACTTCTTCAGCAATGATGAGGCAGTAAAGCTTGTCCATTCTTATATCTTGAGCAACCCTTCTGGTGATCCAGCGAAGTTTTTATTGGAGCAGCTTGTAGAGAGAGCAGCTGACTGTGCAG GTTTCACTTTGGAAGAATTAATGAATATTCCAGCTGGTAGGCGGAGGAAATATCACGATGATGTAACTGTGATTGTGATCATGCTTGGAACAAACCAGCGAACCTCAAAAGCATCAACTTGCATGTGA
- the LOC126689069 gene encoding heavy metal-associated isoprenylated plant protein 35-like: protein MATKSTQERSEPLQYQTWVLKVSLHCEGCKRKVRKVLQSIDGVFTTSFDSQQNKVTVTGNVAVETLIKKLVKTGKHAEIWPENLAGKGKKSGKAKNKDKENDPESGIDCSDQKNENPCEKVEEKPKENGSESGGKAPEKCPAGEVDQKASESEVGGGGGGTAAAKGGGKKKKRKGQKGNNESSGLGAQFLDTPASTGSQNHDWGMNIAVGPVNLGPTRQPLSLYAPQGYPHLVYAASYNRVHPSPSFGPSYYVPSSPYTYAGTHREMNPVHATPFDSFEIFSDENANGCSIM from the exons ATGGCTACAAAATCCACTCAAGAACGCTCAGAACCACTTCAATACCAG ACATGGGTTTTGAAAGTTTCTCTCCACTGTGAAGGTTGCAAGAGGAAAGTCAGGAAAGTTCTACAAAGCATTGATG GTGTTTTTACCACAAGCTTTGATTCACAGCAAAACAAAGTCACAGTCACAGGAAATGTTGCCGTTGAGACCCTGATCAAGAAGCTAGTTAAAACAGGCAAACACGCCGAGATATGGCCTGAAAATCTGGCCGGAAAAGGGAAAAAGTCCGGGAAAGCAAAGAACAAGGACAAAGAAAATGATCCAGAAAGTGGCATTGATTGCAGTGACCAAAAAAATGAGAACCCATGTGAGAAAGTTGAGGAAAAGCCTAAAGAGAATGGAAGTGAAAGCGGCGGGAAGGCGCCGGAAAAGTGTCCCGCCGGTGAGGTGGACCAGAAGGCTAGTGAAAGTgaggttggtggtggtggtggtggtacaGCTGCAGCAAAAGGTGGtggtaaaaagaagaaaaggaaagggcAAAAAGGTAATAATGAGAGTAGTGGTTTGGGTGCACAATTCCTTGATACACCTGCATCCACTGGATCTCAAAATCATGATTGGGGGATGAACATTGCTGTGGGCCCGGTGAATCTCGGCCCTACACGTCAGCCATTATCTCTGTATGCACCACAAGGGTACCCTCACCTGGTGTATGCTGCAAGTTACAATAGGGTACACCCTAGCCCAAGTTTTGGTCCCTCCTATTATGTTCCATCATCACCATACACGTATGCAGGTACCCACCGTGAGATGAATCCAGTGCATGCAACACCGTTCGATTCCTTTGAGATTTTCAGTGATGAAAATGCCAATGGGTGCTCCATCATGTGA
- the LOC126689070 gene encoding uncharacterized protein LOC126689070 isoform X2 codes for MADSDSSPPLPKAAPLSLQKKENIPPIGTKIAELNESRTELLNRIQGLKQDLQSWRSKLDTQVKTYRDELSELKKSLNVEVDQLRSEFQELRTTLQQQQDDVSSSLRTLGDVSGDPKDAQAQDPKVEDDQDELVLPRQMDYDVSGDAKDAQAQDPKVEEDDKEELVLPKKLEYDEGSEN; via the exons ATGGCTGATTCTGACTCCTCTCCTCCTCTCCCAAAAGCCGCTCCTCTCTCACTC CAAAAGAAGGAGAACATTCCTCCGATCGGCACAAAGATCgcg GAACTAAATGAATCAAGGACTGAGCTGCTTAATAGAATTCAAGGACTAAAACAG GATTTGCAAAGCTGGAGATCAAAATTGGACACTCAAGTTAAGACCTATCGCGAT GAGCTTTCGGAACTCAAGAAATCGCTCAATGTTGAAGTGGATCAACTTCGATCA GAATTTCAAGAACTGAGGACCACTCTGCAGCAGCAACAAGATGATGTTTCTTCAAGCCTAAGAACCTTGGGG GATGTCTCAGGTGATCCTAAAGATGCCCAGGCACAAGATCCCAAGGTTGAAGATGACCAGGACGAACTTGTTTTGCCTAGACAGATGGATTATGATGTCTCAGGTGATGCTAAAGATGCCCAGGCCCAAGATCCTAAGGTTGAAGAAGATGACAAGGAAGAACTTGTTTTGCCTAAAAAGTTGGAATATGATGAAGGAAGTGAAAACTAG
- the LOC126689070 gene encoding uncharacterized protein LOC126689070 isoform X3, producing MADSDSSPPLPKAAPLSLQKKENIPPIGTKIADLQSWRSKLDTQVKTYRDELSELKKSLNVEVDQLRSEFQELRTTLQQQQDDVSSSLRTLGLQDVSGDPKDAQAQDPKVEDDQDELVLPRQMDYDVSGDAKDAQAQDPKVEEDDKEELVLPKKLEYDEGSEN from the exons ATGGCTGATTCTGACTCCTCTCCTCCTCTCCCAAAAGCCGCTCCTCTCTCACTC CAAAAGAAGGAGAACATTCCTCCGATCGGCACAAAGATCgcg GATTTGCAAAGCTGGAGATCAAAATTGGACACTCAAGTTAAGACCTATCGCGAT GAGCTTTCGGAACTCAAGAAATCGCTCAATGTTGAAGTGGATCAACTTCGATCA GAATTTCAAGAACTGAGGACCACTCTGCAGCAGCAACAAGATGATGTTTCTTCAAGCCTAAGAACCTTGGGG CTGCAGGATGTCTCAGGTGATCCTAAAGATGCCCAGGCACAAGATCCCAAGGTTGAAGATGACCAGGACGAACTTGTTTTGCCTAGACAGATGGATTATGATGTCTCAGGTGATGCTAAAGATGCCCAGGCCCAAGATCCTAAGGTTGAAGAAGATGACAAGGAAGAACTTGTTTTGCCTAAAAAGTTGGAATATGATGAAGGAAGTGAAAACTAG
- the LOC126689070 gene encoding uncharacterized protein LOC126689070 isoform X1 has translation MADSDSSPPLPKAAPLSLQKKENIPPIGTKIAELNESRTELLNRIQGLKQDLQSWRSKLDTQVKTYRDELSELKKSLNVEVDQLRSEFQELRTTLQQQQDDVSSSLRTLGLQDVSGDPKDAQAQDPKVEDDQDELVLPRQMDYDVSGDAKDAQAQDPKVEEDDKEELVLPKKLEYDEGSEN, from the exons ATGGCTGATTCTGACTCCTCTCCTCCTCTCCCAAAAGCCGCTCCTCTCTCACTC CAAAAGAAGGAGAACATTCCTCCGATCGGCACAAAGATCgcg GAACTAAATGAATCAAGGACTGAGCTGCTTAATAGAATTCAAGGACTAAAACAG GATTTGCAAAGCTGGAGATCAAAATTGGACACTCAAGTTAAGACCTATCGCGAT GAGCTTTCGGAACTCAAGAAATCGCTCAATGTTGAAGTGGATCAACTTCGATCA GAATTTCAAGAACTGAGGACCACTCTGCAGCAGCAACAAGATGATGTTTCTTCAAGCCTAAGAACCTTGGGG CTGCAGGATGTCTCAGGTGATCCTAAAGATGCCCAGGCACAAGATCCCAAGGTTGAAGATGACCAGGACGAACTTGTTTTGCCTAGACAGATGGATTATGATGTCTCAGGTGATGCTAAAGATGCCCAGGCCCAAGATCCTAAGGTTGAAGAAGATGACAAGGAAGAACTTGTTTTGCCTAAAAAGTTGGAATATGATGAAGGAAGTGAAAACTAG